The following proteins are encoded in a genomic region of Pan troglodytes isolate AG18354 chromosome 2, NHGRI_mPanTro3-v2.0_pri, whole genome shotgun sequence:
- the C3H3orf22 gene encoding uncharacterized protein C3orf22 homolog encodes MDSSACKKSHQSKKWRIQAQENFAKKFPYRLSWLTEPDPEPLQPWEVTNDSNTVQLPLQKRLVPTRSIPVRGLGAPDFTSPSGSCPAPLPAPSPPPLCNLWELKLLSRRLPRQLAFLLSTQHTEAACPQTSEAAGLSRGLS; translated from the exons ATGGACTCCAGTGCCTGCAAGAAGTCTCACCAGAGTAAGAAGTGGAGGATCCAGGCCCAGGAGAATTTTGCCAAGAAGTTTCCGTACAG GTTGTCGTGGCTGACAGAGCCCGACCCTGAGCCCCTGCAGCCCTGGGAGGTCACAAACGACTCGAACACGGTGCAGCTGCCCCTGCAGAAGAGGTTGGTGCCAACGAGGTCCATCCCAGTCCGAGG GCTCGGGGCTCCAGATTTTACATCACCGTCTGGCTCCTGCCCGGCACCACTACcagcaccatcaccacctccactgTGCAACCTTTGGGAACTCAAGTTGCTGAGTCGCCGCCTCCCCAGACAACTCGCCTTCCTGCTGTCCACCCAGCACACTGAGGCTGCCTGCCCCCAGACCAGCGAGGCGGCAGGGCTGTCCAGGGGCCTCTCCTAG